A genomic window from Gambusia affinis linkage group LG16, SWU_Gaff_1.0, whole genome shotgun sequence includes:
- the vps29 gene encoding vacuolar protein sorting-associated protein 29 isoform X1, whose product MAGHRLVLVLGDLHIPHRCNTLPAKFKKLLVPGKIQHILCTGNLCTKESYDYLKTLAGDVHIVRGDFDENLNYPEQKVVTVGQFKIGLIHGHQVIPWGDMASLALLQRQLDVDILISGHTHKFEAFENENKFYINPGSATGAYNALERNIIPSFVLMDIQASTVVTYVYQLIGDDVKVERIEYKKS is encoded by the exons ATG GCTGGTCACCGG TTGGTTTTGGTGTTAGGTGACCTGCACATTCCCCACCGGTGCAACACGTTGCCAGCCAAGTTCAAGAAGCTGCTGGTCCCGGGGAAGATCCAGCACATTCTCTGCACAGGCAACCTTTGCACCAAGGAGAGCTACGACTACCTGAAAACTCTCGCCGGGGACGTCCACATTGTGCGGGGAGACTTTGACGAG AACCTGAACTACCCTGAGCAGAAGGTGGTGACAGTGGGCCAGTTCAAGATCGGCCTCATCCACGGCCACCAGGTCATCCCCTGGGGCGACATGGCCAGCCTGGCGCTGCTCCAGAGGCAGCTGGACGTCGACATCCTCATCTcgggacacacacacaagttCGAGGCTTTCGAGAACGAAAACAAGTTTTACATCAACCCCGGCTCTGCTACCGGGGCCTACAACGCACTGGAAAG AAACATTATCCCCTCCTTTGTACTAATGGACATCCAAGCTTCTACAGTGGTGACATATGTTTATCAGCTGATTGGAGATGACGTTAAGGTGGAGAGAATTGAGTATAAGAAGTCCTAA
- the vps29 gene encoding vacuolar protein sorting-associated protein 29 isoform X2, producing the protein MLVLVLGDLHIPHRCNTLPAKFKKLLVPGKIQHILCTGNLCTKESYDYLKTLAGDVHIVRGDFDENLNYPEQKVVTVGQFKIGLIHGHQVIPWGDMASLALLQRQLDVDILISGHTHKFEAFENENKFYINPGSATGAYNALERNIIPSFVLMDIQASTVVTYVYQLIGDDVKVERIEYKKS; encoded by the exons ATG TTGGTTTTGGTGTTAGGTGACCTGCACATTCCCCACCGGTGCAACACGTTGCCAGCCAAGTTCAAGAAGCTGCTGGTCCCGGGGAAGATCCAGCACATTCTCTGCACAGGCAACCTTTGCACCAAGGAGAGCTACGACTACCTGAAAACTCTCGCCGGGGACGTCCACATTGTGCGGGGAGACTTTGACGAG AACCTGAACTACCCTGAGCAGAAGGTGGTGACAGTGGGCCAGTTCAAGATCGGCCTCATCCACGGCCACCAGGTCATCCCCTGGGGCGACATGGCCAGCCTGGCGCTGCTCCAGAGGCAGCTGGACGTCGACATCCTCATCTcgggacacacacacaagttCGAGGCTTTCGAGAACGAAAACAAGTTTTACATCAACCCCGGCTCTGCTACCGGGGCCTACAACGCACTGGAAAG AAACATTATCCCCTCCTTTGTACTAATGGACATCCAAGCTTCTACAGTGGTGACATATGTTTATCAGCTGATTGGAGATGACGTTAAGGTGGAGAGAATTGAGTATAAGAAGTCCTAA